A region of Candidatus Omnitrophota bacterium DNA encodes the following proteins:
- a CDS encoding response regulator — translation MRCRMGETLIVDRQRKTLLIVDDEPKICEMLSRFFSSRGFRIVTATSGQRAIEILTHEPPDYLLLDIRMPDVSGLDVLKMAKSYCPNVKVVMVTAIDDQEVADTAFRLGATDYITKPFELDETSWARAFFADDTPAPPPVEPW, via the coding sequence ATGAGGTGTCGAATGGGCGAGACGCTGATCGTGGATCGGCAGCGCAAGACGCTGTTAATCGTCGATGACGAGCCGAAGATTTGCGAGATGCTCTCCCGGTTTTTCAGCTCCCGAGGATTTCGCATCGTGACGGCGACCTCCGGCCAGCGAGCCATCGAAATACTGACCCACGAGCCGCCGGATTATCTGCTCTTGGATATCCGCATGCCCGATGTGTCCGGCCTGGACGTCTTGAAAATGGCGAAGTCCTACTGCCCGAACGTGAAGGTCGTGATGGTGACCGCCATCGATGACCAGGAAGTGGCCGACACCGCGTTTCGGCTGGGCGCGACCGACTACATCACCAAACCGTTTGAGTTGGATGAAACCTCATGGGCCCGCGCGTTTTTCGCGGACGATACCCCCGCACCGCCTCCGGTCGAACCGTGGTAA
- a CDS encoding DUF2029 domain-containing protein codes for MPHTLKPAAGSTARAVERLAFILLGLILLIRYPIHDIKSPPFLMDFNVYRAIGQRMMTGQGVHLYDPTVTEMMIFKYAPPWAFVFLPFSWLPEHAAAVLWIAVEVCCLLLTLALLMRLCRTCGLSVHPLTAVVTVLLLVRPLAEELGNGQSNLLWGLLVTGFLYGLATKRSWPTACLLAAAILLKLPAAIFLPYLALKHHAKIAVRTLLVMSLAVLLSSLVLAPTAFWELPVAWARALFRNGQAYAFMIGNQSVLALLGRYLTADGYGLNIVSLSRPALPWVLLVLGSIAFFWVSGPATRDHVSPQRVLHDSALLTIIMTIFSPSCFLATYMMLVVPIGVALASLWHDRRRQLRDPLILMAGSLVVGGSVLMKLSTWRLLGLRAWHGEAYLYLVFMVLPWMGLALFALLLRQRALSCR; via the coding sequence ATGCCGCATACACTGAAACCAGCCGCCGGCTCCACGGCGAGAGCGGTCGAGCGCTTGGCCTTCATCCTGCTGGGGCTGATCCTGCTGATTCGCTATCCGATTCATGACATCAAGTCCCCGCCGTTTCTGATGGATTTTAACGTCTATCGCGCGATCGGGCAACGCATGATGACGGGCCAGGGTGTCCATCTTTACGATCCGACAGTCACCGAGATGATGATTTTCAAGTACGCCCCGCCCTGGGCGTTCGTGTTTCTGCCATTCAGCTGGCTTCCGGAGCATGCCGCCGCGGTGCTGTGGATTGCGGTGGAGGTGTGCTGCTTGCTCCTTACCCTAGCACTATTGATGCGGCTGTGCCGCACATGCGGGCTTTCGGTGCATCCGTTGACTGCGGTGGTCACGGTGCTCTTGCTCGTCCGTCCGCTGGCGGAAGAATTGGGCAACGGGCAATCCAATCTGCTCTGGGGCCTGTTGGTCACCGGATTTCTGTATGGGCTGGCCACCAAACGTTCCTGGCCGACGGCGTGTCTGCTGGCGGCTGCCATTCTCTTGAAGCTGCCAGCCGCCATCTTCCTGCCCTATCTGGCGCTGAAACATCACGCGAAGATTGCGGTCCGGACGCTGCTTGTCATGAGCCTCGCGGTTCTCTTGAGCAGTCTCGTGCTGGCCCCCACCGCCTTCTGGGAGCTGCCGGTGGCGTGGGCACGCGCGTTGTTCCGCAACGGCCAGGCGTACGCGTTTATGATCGGCAACCAATCCGTGTTGGCCCTCTTGGGAAGGTACCTGACGGCAGATGGGTATGGATTAAATATCGTGTCGCTGTCCCGACCAGCGCTCCCCTGGGTGCTCCTCGTGTTGGGGAGCATCGCGTTCTTCTGGGTCAGCGGGCCCGCAACCCGCGATCACGTCTCCCCGCAACGGGTGCTGCATGACAGCGCCCTTCTGACGATCATCATGACGATCTTCTCACCCAGCTGCTTCCTCGCCACCTATATGATGCTCGTCGTGCCGATTGGCGTCGCCTTAGCCTCTCTCTGGCATGATCGCCGCAGACAACTTCGCGACCCGCTCATCCTTATGGCTGGAAGTTTGGTGGTCGGAGGAAGCGTGTTGATGAAGTTGAGTACGTGGCGGCTGCTGGGACTGCGCGCCTGGCATGGTGAGGCGTACCTGTACTTGGTCTTTATGGTCCTGCCGTGGATGGGCTTAGCGCTCTTCGCTCTGCTCCTGCGGCAGCGCGCCCTGAGCTGCCGTTAG
- a CDS encoding general secretion pathway protein GspK codes for MTKVEGSLLVITLWLVTILSVLAIAIGRYLSVEIRVTKYHLAHDQAKAMARSGIYMAAEQLRQDATQEETKRADWLGESWATPSSVALEGRSSEGRITIEIVDAERKLNLNALDAAQLQPLVGSADAAAAIVAYRTVREVPGEQPPFYAAKGAPISVMEELLELPRMTPDIFEALQRAAFPFPPSVPVKVNINTADEDVLQAAGLDSAQIAQLRILRQGSHYLVQIGGMPQTELGDAQVPPFLTEPAFAAIADRFGVASSVFAVTSVGRVDAPRVSYHVEAVVQRAADARMTIVSWKEW; via the coding sequence ATGACGAAGGTCGAAGGGTCGTTATTGGTGATCACACTCTGGTTGGTCACGATCCTCTCGGTGCTGGCCATCGCGATCGGCCGGTATCTCTCCGTGGAAATCCGGGTCACGAAATATCATCTCGCCCATGATCAGGCCAAGGCGATGGCGCGCAGCGGCATCTACATGGCTGCGGAGCAGCTGCGGCAAGACGCCACCCAGGAGGAGACCAAGCGCGCGGATTGGCTGGGGGAATCGTGGGCGACACCATCGTCGGTGGCTCTCGAGGGCCGCTCATCTGAAGGCCGCATCACGATTGAGATTGTTGACGCCGAACGGAAACTCAACCTGAATGCGCTTGATGCTGCGCAGCTGCAGCCGCTGGTCGGGTCGGCGGATGCCGCTGCAGCGATCGTCGCGTATCGCACGGTCCGCGAGGTGCCGGGCGAGCAGCCGCCATTTTATGCGGCCAAAGGTGCGCCGATATCCGTCATGGAAGAATTGTTGGAACTGCCCCGGATGACGCCGGACATCTTCGAGGCGCTGCAGCGCGCGGCGTTTCCATTTCCGCCATCGGTGCCGGTGAAAGTCAACATCAACACGGCGGATGAAGATGTCTTGCAAGCGGCCGGCCTGGATTCAGCGCAGATCGCCCAGCTGCGTATCCTTCGCCAGGGCAGCCATTATCTCGTCCAGATCGGCGGCATGCCTCAGACAGAGCTCGGGGATGCGCAGGTGCCGCCGTTCTTGACGGAACCGGCGTTTGCCGCCATCGCAGACCGCTTCGGGGTCGCCTCCAGCGTCTTTGCGGTGACATCGGTGGGACGCGTGGATGCGCCGCGCGTTTCGTATCATGTGGAGGCGGTCGTGCAGCGCGCCGCGGATGCCAGGATGACGATTGTGTCGTGGAAAGAATGGTAA
- the gspG gene encoding type II secretion system major pseudopilin GspG produces MIPQRKSAFTLVEIIIVVIIITMLAAAVVPRLVGRTEQARTARAKSDLQAIGVALDLYELDTGQYPSSLEELIAREAPSQLSTEARERWHGPYLKRGLPKDPWSQAYVYKKDSQHNQDYDLYSLGADGQPGKDDVNNWE; encoded by the coding sequence ATGATTCCACAAAGGAAAAGCGCATTCACGTTGGTGGAGATTATTATTGTGGTGATCATTATCACGATGCTGGCGGCGGCGGTCGTCCCGCGGCTCGTCGGGCGCACCGAACAGGCCCGCACGGCGCGCGCCAAATCCGACCTCCAGGCGATCGGTGTGGCCCTGGATCTCTACGAGCTGGACACCGGCCAGTATCCCAGCTCGCTGGAAGAGCTCATCGCGCGGGAAGCTCCCTCGCAGCTGTCCACCGAGGCCAGAGAACGCTGGCATGGGCCGTATCTGAAGCGGGGGTTGCCCAAAGATCCTTGGAGCCAGGCGTATGTGTATAAAAAGGATTCCCAGCATAACCAGGATTATGACCTCTATTCCCTGGGGGCCGACGGCCAGCCGGGCAAGGACGACGTGAACAACTGGGAGTGA
- a CDS encoding prepilin-type N-terminal cleavage/methylation domain-containing protein yields MRRGFTLIEIVLVAVVLVILLAATIPNFQGTARRLHLEQIATQLAQQLRYAREHAVAAGNITVWAWDAQEMTSRLYALMIDSDQQATVEPLTDRMLRFPPLDHEIEVHLSREADGLACPEQAPGCSECACLQFHPDGTVQNGSTVPAYLHITQDGLAYTIQIDASTGSIALSSGSTAR; encoded by the coding sequence GTGAGGCGCGGTTTTACGCTGATCGAGATTGTCTTGGTCGCGGTGGTGCTCGTGATCTTACTCGCGGCGACGATACCGAATTTTCAGGGGACGGCCAGGCGATTACACCTCGAACAGATCGCAACACAGCTCGCCCAGCAATTGCGCTACGCGCGCGAGCATGCGGTGGCGGCGGGGAATATCACCGTCTGGGCCTGGGATGCTCAGGAGATGACCAGCCGCCTGTATGCGCTCATGATCGATTCAGACCAGCAGGCCACTGTCGAACCTCTCACCGATCGCATGCTTCGTTTCCCGCCGCTTGACCATGAGATTGAGGTTCACCTCAGCCGTGAGGCTGACGGACTCGCCTGTCCTGAACAGGCTCCGGGCTGCTCGGAGTGCGCGTGTCTTCAGTTTCATCCTGATGGCACGGTCCAAAACGGCTCGACGGTTCCTGCGTATCTTCACATCACACAGGATGGACTGGCCTACACCATTCAGATTGATGCGTCCACCGGTTCCATCGCGCTCTCGTCAGGGTCTACTGCTCGTTGA
- a CDS encoding PD40 domain-containing protein: MRQAILALIGSLLAATVLTASLLEAESPAADPSVQQAGGGVLSPPVVGPPVIVSADPPGTTYPSQKRVFADPQTGQTVWRLTSDGAAKGIAHRLSGIGAGRGVFSPDSTAIVYAAFGQPTLRPDGVYLMELASGAETFLAPAPPYAAPVFANDGSGEVYYFANTGQIRAVNTATFASRLILAVADAQAVSVIGVNADGRRLLATIKRGGDWHVVVVTPAGELHPQWTIGVSVSADDQASWSPTDPALICAVRTGAWEDQHIQRIDTLEVLSPCVTSYGSWHPNGRWFFSPTRLTEIATGAEVTPGANEPGVPIDINPAEASLDVNAHVVHEGSPAARAYTGPRLYVPSLQDMIAAARGGDGLVPSAFAASHYHAAEADGLPLSARWSPDGQRIVWQSNISDLRDGAPPGGTHGVDLFVLPVTLNTPVLHVEPTQLAFSTMQGAGAVDTQSLLVTNTGGGSFSTVTATDDAAWLTVERLALPGGGGGDARTYVARIDQRNLMPGAYTATITVTAAGALGSPLKIPVTLTIAAAAPLLRVAPVSLAFSAVIASPEPPAQQITVSNSGGGAMPFQVGDDADWLMALPGSGLNHATLVVNINHLNLQPGTYQGVITVTAPAAANSPAAIPVTLTVRSPAPVLQVHPASLQFSAIQGAGAAASQPLTVSNTAHEPMAWSIADDALWLSVSPASGAADAQVAVSVSGFNLPVGTFSATITVTAPAAVGSPLAIPVNFRVEAATDLTPPTIFLVAPERETIIYGGSPATLTVEARDQVGVAGVQFYVDGAPVGPEVMRGEQHRFSIMWQTAGAVEGSHVVTAVARDAANNRQATVLGVPVTVRHQPVATLSISPASLSFTMELGLPEPATQALQVAVVGAEPSRWHLSDHLGDWMSLSPMDGIRQTAVAVDVIRASGRAPGTYAGSVTFTLAGPIIPQVAYEVPMTLTVAPPTPQPGPPSKDTAPPTIPRLVRAIALEAGMKVSWEASRDDGAVAGYRVKKNHAPLTTTQATEYLDPEVITDAVYRYQVAAIDAAGNQSDFSLPEEARYHLDLSGSGDFDLRQFDQAEQRDRSVQQRGEDEPVITTTSDQSAPPSDRPQPQRAPQPTTTQQPHLLGGSTVSSIRATGQPVSVAMAFSASAGRPAGQGDTAASALRPQAAGAAASASEHEPALAAPAAVPGAPSARVKQPVLSVSPTRLVFVADPATPAAPRQISISLIGRGKGTWNLRSDAAWLRLHPSSGGVSGSVEVRAESAGVSPGVYEGALTVEAPGARGSPQTIAVTLIIAAAAAEPLPSSLDVTLHDPAEGATVSGQIPIVVTLQQAIGSSATAVLAIDEQDLMTTTISADGGTIVWDASEMAPGPHRLTVTVTDEAGRSAAITRPITIEAPATVPPRTPQRRASLS; encoded by the coding sequence ATGCGACAAGCGATCCTGGCACTCATCGGCAGTCTGCTGGCGGCGACGGTGTTAACCGCAAGCCTCCTCGAAGCCGAGTCTCCTGCAGCCGATCCGTCGGTCCAACAGGCCGGCGGCGGCGTGCTCTCCCCGCCGGTGGTGGGCCCGCCCGTGATCGTCAGCGCCGATCCTCCAGGCACGACGTATCCTTCCCAAAAACGCGTGTTTGCCGATCCTCAAACCGGTCAAACCGTCTGGCGTCTGACGAGCGACGGAGCGGCGAAGGGGATTGCCCATCGGCTCTCAGGGATTGGGGCTGGGCGCGGCGTGTTTTCCCCGGACTCCACGGCCATCGTCTATGCGGCGTTCGGCCAACCGACGCTCAGGCCGGATGGGGTGTATCTGATGGAGCTGGCCTCCGGCGCGGAGACCTTTTTGGCTCCCGCCCCGCCGTATGCCGCCCCGGTGTTTGCGAACGATGGCTCCGGCGAGGTCTACTATTTCGCTAACACCGGCCAGATTCGCGCCGTCAATACGGCGACGTTCGCCAGCCGGCTGATCCTCGCCGTGGCCGATGCGCAAGCCGTCTCAGTCATCGGCGTCAACGCGGATGGCCGGCGCCTGCTGGCGACGATCAAGCGCGGCGGGGATTGGCACGTGGTGGTCGTCACACCCGCAGGCGAGCTGCATCCGCAATGGACGATCGGCGTCTCCGTCTCCGCCGATGATCAAGCCTCATGGAGCCCGACGGATCCCGCGCTCATCTGCGCCGTGCGCACCGGAGCGTGGGAGGATCAGCACATCCAGCGCATCGATACGCTTGAGGTCTTGAGCCCGTGCGTGACATCCTACGGGTCATGGCATCCCAACGGCCGCTGGTTTTTTTCGCCAACCCGCCTGACCGAGATCGCTACAGGGGCTGAGGTGACTCCCGGAGCGAATGAGCCGGGGGTCCCGATCGACATCAATCCTGCGGAAGCCTCGCTCGACGTGAACGCGCATGTGGTGCATGAGGGTTCACCGGCCGCTCGCGCCTACACCGGCCCGCGCCTCTATGTGCCCAGCCTGCAGGATATGATCGCGGCGGCTCGAGGCGGCGATGGCCTCGTGCCCTCGGCGTTTGCGGCGTCGCATTACCACGCCGCCGAGGCGGACGGCCTGCCGCTGTCAGCCCGCTGGTCGCCGGATGGGCAGCGCATCGTGTGGCAAAGCAATATCAGCGATCTGCGCGACGGGGCACCCCCGGGCGGCACCCATGGGGTGGATCTCTTCGTCCTTCCCGTGACACTCAACACTCCGGTGCTGCATGTCGAGCCGACGCAACTCGCCTTCAGCACCATGCAGGGAGCTGGGGCTGTGGACACGCAAAGCCTGCTGGTGACCAACACCGGAGGCGGGAGTTTTAGCACGGTGACGGCCACGGATGATGCCGCGTGGTTGACGGTCGAGCGTCTTGCGCTGCCCGGCGGCGGTGGTGGTGATGCGCGGACGTATGTGGCCCGCATCGATCAGCGAAATCTGATGCCAGGCGCCTATACGGCGACGATCACGGTGACGGCGGCCGGCGCGTTGGGCAGTCCCTTGAAGATCCCGGTGACGCTCACGATCGCCGCGGCAGCGCCGCTCCTGAGAGTCGCGCCCGTCTCGCTTGCGTTTTCAGCGGTGATCGCTTCGCCGGAGCCGCCAGCGCAACAGATCACGGTCAGCAATAGCGGCGGCGGCGCCATGCCGTTTCAGGTCGGCGATGACGCGGATTGGCTGATGGCGCTGCCGGGTTCAGGGCTCAATCACGCGACGCTGGTCGTCAATATCAATCATCTGAATCTGCAGCCGGGGACGTATCAGGGTGTCATCACCGTGACGGCGCCGGCAGCCGCCAACAGCCCGGCGGCGATTCCTGTGACGCTGACGGTGAGGAGCCCCGCACCTGTCCTCCAGGTGCATCCTGCGAGCCTGCAGTTTAGCGCTATCCAAGGCGCAGGCGCCGCCGCCTCCCAGCCGCTGACTGTGAGCAACACCGCCCATGAGCCGATGGCCTGGAGCATCGCCGATGATGCGCTCTGGCTGTCGGTGTCGCCTGCCTCCGGCGCTGCCGATGCCCAAGTGGCGGTCAGTGTCTCGGGGTTTAATCTTCCCGTCGGGACGTTCTCCGCGACGATCACGGTCACGGCTCCAGCAGCGGTGGGCAGCCCGTTGGCGATTCCGGTCAACTTTCGAGTCGAGGCCGCAACAGATCTGACTCCGCCAACCATCTTCCTGGTGGCCCCGGAGCGAGAGACCATCATCTACGGTGGAAGCCCAGCGACCCTGACGGTTGAGGCGCGCGATCAAGTCGGAGTTGCCGGGGTGCAGTTTTATGTTGACGGGGCTCCTGTGGGTCCAGAGGTGATGCGCGGCGAGCAGCATCGTTTTTCCATCATGTGGCAGACGGCCGGTGCGGTCGAAGGATCGCACGTGGTCACGGCCGTCGCGCGCGATGCGGCGAACAATCGGCAGGCGACGGTGCTGGGCGTGCCGGTGACGGTGCGGCATCAGCCGGTGGCCACGCTGTCCATCTCACCGGCTTCCTTGTCGTTTACGATGGAGCTTGGGCTCCCGGAGCCTGCGACGCAAGCGCTTCAGGTGGCGGTGGTGGGTGCCGAGCCTTCTCGATGGCACCTCTCCGACCATCTCGGAGACTGGATGTCGCTCTCACCAATGGATGGCATACGACAGACCGCTGTTGCCGTGGATGTGATCCGAGCCAGCGGCCGCGCTCCCGGGACCTATGCCGGCTCTGTCACATTCACGCTTGCCGGCCCGATCATTCCCCAGGTCGCCTACGAGGTGCCGATGACGCTCACCGTGGCTCCTCCAACGCCGCAGCCAGGACCCCCGTCCAAGGATACGGCGCCTCCGACCATCCCGAGGCTCGTTCGCGCGATCGCGCTTGAGGCGGGCATGAAGGTCTCGTGGGAAGCGTCGCGGGATGATGGCGCCGTCGCCGGCTACCGCGTCAAGAAAAACCATGCGCCGCTCACAACGACCCAGGCGACGGAATATCTCGACCCTGAGGTGATCACGGATGCCGTGTATCGCTATCAGGTGGCTGCCATTGATGCGGCAGGGAACCAGTCAGATTTTTCGCTGCCGGAGGAAGCCAGATATCATCTCGACCTTTCAGGCTCCGGCGATTTTGACCTGCGCCAATTCGATCAGGCGGAACAGCGGGATCGATCCGTGCAGCAGCGGGGGGAAGACGAGCCGGTGATCACCACGACAAGCGATCAGAGCGCGCCGCCATCAGATCGACCCCAGCCGCAACGCGCCCCGCAGCCGACGACGACGCAACAGCCCCACCTCCTCGGCGGATCGACCGTCAGCTCCATCCGCGCAACGGGCCAGCCCGTCAGCGTGGCGATGGCGTTCTCCGCGTCCGCTGGCCGTCCTGCGGGGCAGGGCGATACGGCGGCAAGCGCCTTACGGCCGCAGGCGGCAGGAGCAGCGGCTTCGGCGAGCGAGCACGAGCCGGCACTTGCGGCTCCGGCGGCTGTCCCGGGTGCCCCGAGCGCGAGGGTCAAACAACCCGTGCTCAGTGTCAGCCCAACACGACTCGTTTTTGTCGCTGACCCGGCGACTCCGGCGGCCCCGCGCCAAATCAGTATCAGCCTCATTGGCCGTGGAAAGGGAACGTGGAATCTTCGCAGCGATGCCGCATGGCTGCGCCTACATCCGTCATCGGGCGGCGTCAGCGGTTCGGTTGAAGTCCGTGCGGAGTCCGCTGGCGTATCGCCGGGCGTCTATGAGGGCGCCCTCACCGTTGAAGCGCCCGGCGCTCGTGGCAGCCCCCAGACGATTGCCGTCACACTGATCATCGCAGCCGCTGCGGCTGAGCCGTTGCCCTCATCGTTGGATGTGACGCTTCATGATCCGGCTGAGGGGGCGACCGTCAGCGGACAGATCCCCATCGTCGTGACCCTCCAGCAGGCCATCGGATCTTCAGCCACGGCGGTCCTGGCGATCGATGAGCAGGACCTCATGACGACGACGATCAGCGCGGATGGCGGCACGATCGTGTGGGATGCCAGCGAGATGGCGCCCGGCCCCCATCGCCTGACGGTTACCGTGACCGATGAGGCCGGCCGGTCAGCGGCCATCACACGGCCCATCACGATCGAGGCGCCGGCGACGGTCCCGCCCCGCACCCCGCAGCGCCGTGCCAGCCTCTCGTAA
- the tadA gene encoding Flp pilus assembly complex ATPase component TadA, which yields MKSDGGTPSPPLRRKVLLGELLVSRGLLTGEQLSAALAKQAETGDYLGAILIRMGVVTEAQFMQVLADQLGIAFIPLAATPIHPEVLAKVPAKVATRYQLIPVKLSNNVLSIAIADPFDVQALDELRLLLNCSVTPLLASPRDIQEAIHRHYGVGASAVERLLDRGGHEATERTRVTEDLTAASEEASVISFVNQLILSAVNDRATDIHIEPFDQALRIRQRVDGVMYDMPIPADVGKLHQAIVSRIKVMAQLDIAERRLPQDGRIKVRLEEQELDLRISVLPTNFGETVEVRILSNQMLFSLKELGLTDEQLDRLLQLIQRPHGIIFVTGPTGSGKSTTLYACLSKLNAPNVKILTIEDPIEYQLTGITQLQVHPKIGFTFAQGLRSMLRHDPDIMMVGEVRDPETAEITIRSALTGHLVFSTLHTNDAAGGVTRLLDMGVEPYLVASSVLCFIAQRLVRVICSACAEDRRPPPGLREEFGVSDVPDTLRYGRGCAVCKGTGYKGRTAIHEFLVVTEDIQQVILKRASSHDIARLALRGGMRPLRQDGWDKIVQRVTTPEEVLRVT from the coding sequence GTGAAGTCCGACGGTGGTACTCCCTCCCCCCCGCTGCGCCGCAAAGTGCTGCTCGGTGAATTGCTGGTGTCCCGCGGCCTGCTGACCGGCGAGCAGCTTTCCGCGGCACTTGCCAAGCAGGCCGAGACCGGCGATTACCTCGGCGCCATTCTCATCCGCATGGGGGTGGTCACCGAGGCCCAATTCATGCAAGTGCTCGCCGACCAATTGGGCATCGCCTTCATCCCGCTGGCGGCCACACCCATCCACCCCGAGGTCCTGGCGAAAGTGCCGGCCAAGGTGGCGACGCGGTATCAGCTCATCCCCGTGAAGCTCTCCAACAACGTCCTGTCGATTGCGATCGCCGATCCCTTTGATGTGCAAGCGCTGGATGAGCTGCGGCTGCTGTTGAACTGCAGCGTGACACCGCTGCTCGCCAGCCCGCGCGACATCCAGGAAGCGATCCATCGCCATTACGGCGTCGGCGCTTCGGCGGTCGAGCGGCTGCTGGATCGCGGCGGCCACGAGGCCACCGAGCGCACGCGCGTCACCGAGGATCTCACCGCCGCCTCGGAAGAGGCCTCCGTCATCTCCTTCGTCAATCAGCTCATCCTCTCGGCGGTGAACGACCGCGCCACCGACATCCATATCGAGCCCTTCGATCAGGCCCTGCGCATCCGCCAGCGGGTCGATGGCGTCATGTATGACATGCCCATCCCGGCCGATGTCGGCAAGCTCCATCAGGCCATCGTCTCCCGCATCAAAGTCATGGCGCAGCTGGATATCGCGGAGCGCCGTCTGCCGCAGGATGGGCGCATCAAGGTGCGCCTGGAGGAGCAAGAATTGGATCTGCGGATTTCCGTGCTGCCGACGAATTTCGGCGAAACGGTGGAGGTGAGGATCCTCTCCAACCAGATGCTCTTCAGCCTCAAGGAGCTTGGCCTGACGGATGAGCAGCTCGATCGGCTGCTCCAGCTCATTCAACGGCCGCACGGCATCATCTTTGTCACGGGGCCGACCGGCTCAGGAAAAAGCACGACCCTGTATGCCTGCCTCTCGAAGCTGAATGCGCCCAACGTGAAAATCCTGACGATTGAAGATCCGATCGAGTACCAGCTCACCGGGATCACCCAATTGCAAGTGCACCCGAAGATCGGCTTTACGTTCGCGCAAGGCTTGCGGTCGATGCTGCGCCATGATCCGGACATCATGATGGTGGGGGAAGTCCGCGATCCGGAGACCGCGGAAATCACCATCCGCAGCGCCTTGACGGGCCACCTGGTGTTTTCCACGCTGCACACCAACGACGCGGCCGGCGGGGTGACGCGGCTGCTCGACATGGGGGTGGAGCCGTACCTCGTGGCGTCCTCCGTGCTGTGCTTCATCGCGCAGCGGTTGGTGCGGGTGATCTGCTCCGCCTGCGCCGAGGACCGCCGGCCACCCCCCGGCCTGCGAGAAGAGTTCGGGGTCAGCGATGTTCCGGACACGCTGCGCTATGGCCGCGGCTGCGCCGTCTGCAAGGGTACCGGCTATAAGGGGCGGACGGCCATTCATGAATTTTTGGTGGTGACGGAAGACATCCAGCAAGTGATTCTGAAGCGCGCCTCATCGCATGACATCGCGCGGTTGGCCCTTCGCGGCGGCATGCGCCCCTTGCGGCAAGACGGCTGGGATAAAATCGTGCAGCGCGTGACGACCCCCGAAGAAGTCCTCCGCGTGACCTGA
- a CDS encoding type II secretion system F family protein produces the protein MPRFAYRAKDHTLRIVEGTLEAESETSAISHLGRDGMFPISVVEVRGIGRSGPVPEALRRVSARTLAYVTHQLADLLGGGLPLLSALTVLARQIEQPGLARVIESVANGVRDGRTFSEALADYPSVFPPLYRSMVKAGETGGGLERTLVRLAELAEQEAEMRSRIISASFYPLFILCFAMASTIFLMVYVIPKLSLVFVESGQVLPLPTQLLLWISHLLIRWGWLMLLLAGLSIWSFRQWRHSPGGRAIIDRTVMRIPAIGSLVRKIETARLARTLGVMLGQGVPVLQALQVVTANLSNVSLRAAGEEMGRTVRDGSSLAAAVTRTRQFPVFVSNMVAVGEESGTVDAALMKVASTYERDVERTFKALTTVLEPVLLLVVGGIVMFVVLSLLLPVFQIGLVMQ, from the coding sequence ATGCCACGCTTTGCCTATCGGGCGAAAGACCACACCCTGCGCATCGTGGAGGGCACGCTCGAGGCTGAGTCTGAAACATCCGCCATCAGCCATCTTGGCCGCGACGGTATGTTTCCGATCTCCGTCGTAGAAGTCCGCGGTATTGGTCGAAGCGGGCCGGTCCCGGAGGCCCTTCGGCGCGTGTCCGCGCGCACGCTCGCCTATGTCACCCACCAGCTCGCCGATCTCCTCGGAGGGGGATTGCCGCTGCTCTCCGCCCTCACCGTTCTGGCCAGGCAAATCGAGCAGCCGGGCTTAGCCCGCGTGATTGAATCGGTCGCCAACGGGGTCCGCGACGGCCGGACCTTCAGCGAAGCGCTCGCGGACTACCCCTCGGTGTTTCCGCCGCTGTATCGCAGCATGGTGAAAGCCGGGGAGACCGGCGGCGGTCTTGAGCGCACCCTGGTGAGGCTCGCCGAGCTGGCTGAGCAAGAAGCCGAGATGCGCAGCCGCATCATCAGCGCGTCATTCTACCCGTTATTTATTTTGTGTTTTGCGATGGCGTCGACCATCTTCCTGATGGTGTATGTGATTCCAAAACTCTCCCTGGTCTTCGTCGAATCAGGACAAGTCTTGCCGCTGCCGACCCAGCTGCTCCTTTGGATCAGCCATCTGCTGATCCGCTGGGGGTGGCTCATGCTGCTGCTCGCGGGTTTGAGCATCTGGAGCTTTCGCCAATGGCGTCACAGCCCGGGCGGTCGGGCGATCATCGACCGGACGGTCATGAGGATTCCCGCCATCGGGTCGTTGGTGAGGAAAATCGAGACGGCCCGGCTCGCACGGACCCTCGGCGTGATGCTTGGGCAGGGCGTGCCGGTGCTCCAAGCGCTGCAGGTGGTGACCGCGAACCTCAGCAACGTCAGCTTGCGAGCCGCCGGGGAAGAGATGGGCCGGACCGTGCGGGATGGCTCCAGCCTCGCCGCCGCCGTGACGCGCACGCGCCAGTTTCCGGTGTTTGTCAGCAACATGGTGGCGGTGGGCGAGGAGTCAGGCACGGTGGACGCCGCCCTGATGAAAGTCGCCTCCACGTATGAGCGGGATGTGGAGCGGACGTTCAAAGCCCTGACGACCGTCTTAGAGCCGGTGCTATTGCTGGTGGTGGGCGGCATTGTCATGTTCGTGGTCTTGTCCCTCTTGTTGCCGGTTTTTCAAATCGGGTTGGTGATGCAATGA